From one Lolium rigidum isolate FL_2022 chromosome 4, APGP_CSIRO_Lrig_0.1, whole genome shotgun sequence genomic stretch:
- the LOC124649086 gene encoding senescence-induced receptor-like serine/threonine-protein kinase, with the protein MAPRSWLLLLVLAGALLQPRAQTAPDSTGFVSIDCGLPERGSGYVDAATKLPYVPDGAFTDAGSNHNVSAEYITPSLSRRYLNVRSFPGAVRSCYTIPLPPSAAAPASSSKYLVRATFLYGNYDGLDALPVFDLHLGVNFWQTVNITTPDKAQMAEAVAVVPAGESAVQVCLVDTGSGTPFVSGLDLRPLWGTLYPQANATQALVLVDRSNFGVSGLALVRYPDDPYDRVWIPRSNPGAWTEVSTPEPVQRVVGFSFHAPSAVLQTAVAPRNGSRTIQFSLDALPNHVYPVPGCVGILYFAEVQAAAGSAPRQFDIFVNGDRWGMGPFTAPLRLASDATYTSAPYLGVNGQYNFTLNATANSTLPPIINAAELFSVVSTVNVATDADDVAAMTAIKGKYEVKKNWAGDPCAPKNLAWDGLTCSYAISMPPRITRLNMSSGGLSGGISSSFASLKAIKYLDLSNNNLTGSIPDVLSRLPLLLVLDLTGNQLNGSIPSGLLKRIQDGSLTLRYGKNPNLCSNSTSCEPTKKKSNSMLAVYIVVPVVVTGALAVLILVLIIRKKQGKGSLNRQNEAGGAQSRSQHGDGHNLLQVDNRRFTYRELEVMTSNFKTVLGQGGFGCVYDGILPDGTQVAVKLLAGSSSQGVREFITEAQTLSKIHHKNLVTLVGYCKDGEYMALVYEYMSEGNLQDKLRGKGRNTGTLTWKQRLRIALESARGLEYLHKACSPAFVHRDVKTSNILLNANLEAKVADFGLLKPFKRDGDTHVSTARLVGTHGYLAPEYAAAMQLTVKSDVYSFGVVLLELITGQPHILQCPEPTNIIHWVRQRLARGNIEDVVDARMAGDYDVNGVWKVADVALKCTAHAPNQRPTMTDVVVQLQECVELEDQHFI; encoded by the exons ATGGCGCCCCGGTCGTGGcttctcctgctcgtcctcgccggcgcactACTCCAACCCCGTGCCCAGACCGCGCCTGACAGCACCGGTTTCGTCAGCATCGACTGCGGCCTGCCGGAGCGGGGCAGCGGCTACGTGGACGCCGCCACCAAGCTGCCGTACGTCCCGGACGGCGCCTTCACCGACGCCGGCTCCAACCACAACGTCTCCGCCGAGTACATCACGCCGTCGCTCTCCAGGCGCTACCTCAACGTGCGCAGCTTCCCCGGCGCCGTCCGCAGCTGCTACACCATCCCGCTACCCCCCTCCGCCGCGGCGCCGGCCAGCTCCTCCAAGTACCTGGTCCGCGCCACGTTCCTATACGGCAACTACGACGGGCTCGACGCGCTCCCCGTCTTCGACCTCCACCTCGGCGTCAACTTCTGGCAGACGGTGAACATCACGACGCCCGACAAGGCGCAGATGGCGgaggccgtcgccgtcgtccccgCAGGCGAGTCCGCCGTGCAGGTCTGCCTCGTCGACACCGGCTCGGGCACGCCGTTCGTGTCCGGGCTGGACCTCAGGCCGCTCTGGGGCACGCTGTACCCGCAGGCCAACGCGACGCAGGCGCTCGTCCTCGTCGACCGCAGCAACTTCGGCGTCAGCGGCCTCGCGCTCGTCAGGTACCCGGACGACCCCTACGACCGCGTCTGGATCCCGCGGAGCAACCCGGGGGCGTGGACGGAGGTCTCCACGCCGGAGCCGGTGCAGCGCGTCGTCGGCTTCAGCTTCCACGCGCCTTCCGCCGTGCTGCAGACTGCCGTCGCGCCGCGCAACGGCTCCAGGACCATCCAGTTCTCGCTCGACGCCTTGCCCAACCACGTCTACCCCGTGCCCGGCTGCGTCGGGATCCTCTACTTCGCCGAGGTGCAGGCCGCCGCCGGGAGCGCGCCGCGGCAGTTCGACATCTTCGTCAACGGCGATCGCTGGGGCATGGGGCCCTTCACGGCGCCACTGCGCCTCGCCTCCGACGCGACCTACACTAGCGCCCCCTACCTAGGGGTCAACGGCCAGTACAACTTCACCCTCAACGCCACCGCTAACTCCACCCTGCCGCCCATCATCAACGCTGCCGAGCTCTTCTCTGTCGTCTCCACGGTCAATGTCGCCACGGACGCCGACGATG TTGCTGCCATGACTGCGATCAAGGGCAAGTATGAGGTGAAGAAGAACTGGGCAGGTGACCCCTGTGCTCCCAAGAATCTTGCGTGGGACGGATTGACCTGCAGCTACGCCATTTCTATGCCTCCAAGAATCACAAGACT AAATATGTCATCTGGCGGTTTAAGCGGCGGTATATCATCCTCTTTCGCTTCCCTCAAAGCAATCAAGTACTT GGATTTGTCAAACAACAATTTGACTGGATCAATCCCCGATGTTCTTTCACGACTACCCCTTCTCTTGGTGCT AGACTTGACAGGCAACCAGCTTAATGGATCAATCCCCTCTGGGCTTCTCAAGAGAATTCAAGATGGCTCCCTGACTCTAAG ATACGGCAAGAATCCAAACCTTTGCAGCAACAGCACCTCTTGCGAGCCCACAAAAAAGAAGAGCAACTCAATGCTTGCCGTCTACATTGTTGTTCCAGTAGTGGTGACAGGGGCACTGGCAGTGCTAATACTAGTACTCATCATAAGAAAAAAGCAAG GAAAGGGAAGCCTGAACCGGCAGAACGAGGCGGGTGGCGCGCAGTCACGGTCACAGCACGGCGACGGGCACAACCTGCTGCAGGTGGACAACCGCCGGTTCACCTATAGAGAGTTGGAGGTCATGACGAGCAACTTCAAGACTGTTCTTGGCCAGGGAGGGTTCGGCTGTGTCTACGACGGGATCTTGCCAGATGGCACCCAGGTGGCGGTCAAGCTGTTGGCTGGGTCGTCGAGCCAGGGCGTCAGAGAGTTCATCACAGAG GCTCAGACCTTGTCAAAGATACACCACAAAAATCTGGTGACATTGGTCGGTTACTGCAAAGATGGCGAGTACATGGCGCTTGTCTATGAGTATATGTCCGAAGGAAACCTGCAAGACAAACTCAGAG GGAAAGGTCGCAACACCGGAACTTTAACCTGGAAACAAAGGCTTCGGATCGCACTGGAATCAGCACGAG GGCTCGAGTATCTGCACAAGGCGTGCAGCCCGGCCTTTGTGCATAGGGACGTGAAGACATCCAACATCCTGTTGAATGCGAATCTCGAGGCCAAGGTCGCCGATTTTGGCTTGCTCAAGCCTTTCAAACGGGATGGTGATACCCATGTATCCACGGCCAGATTAGTTGGAACACACGGCTACCTTGCCCCTGA GTACGCAGCGGCCATGCAGCTGACCGTGAAGAGTGACGTGTACAGCTTTGGTGTCGTACTACTAGAGCTGATCACGGGACAACCGCACATCCTGCAATGCCCGGAGCCAACCAATATCATCCATTGGGTGCGGCAGCGCCTTGCACGGGGCAATATCGAAGACGTGGTAGATGCTCGCATGGCAGGCGACTACGATGTTAATGGCGTCTGGAAGGTCGCGGATGTCGCGCTCAAGTGCACCGCTCATGCTCCTAATCAACGGCCCACAATGACCGATGTGGTGGTGCAACTGCAAGAGTGTGTCGAGCTAGAAGATCAACATTTCATTTGA